A single Phoenix dactylifera cultivar Barhee BC4 chromosome 1, palm_55x_up_171113_PBpolish2nd_filt_p, whole genome shotgun sequence DNA region contains:
- the LOC103714736 gene encoding uncharacterized protein C24B11.05-like, whose translation MDSTGTGAKYECLLFDMDDTLYPSSLGLNLACRKNIQDYMLHHLQIEESQVPKMCMELYMEYGTTMAGLKALGFQFDNDEFHAYVHGQLPYEILGPDPMLKNLLLSIPQRKTIFTNADKTHVEKVLRKLGLEDCFEGVICFETLNPPPRPIDHHDEKDITVPSTVIQSMGQNGDGSFSVTNSETDTIYCGDPSNVNSNTLILCKPSLEAIKAAIKIANINPRKTIFFDDSARNIAAGKAAGLHTVIVGSSVLVPGADHALRSIHNIREALPEIWEGGDDSKSVLTSTTVEAIVLA comes from the exons ATGGATTCTACTGGTACTGGGGCCAAGTATGAGTGCTTGCTCTTCG ATATGGATGATACcttatatccctcaagtttggGCCTCAACTTAGCCTGTCGCAAGAACATACAAG ATTACATGCTACACCATCTCCAAATTGAAGAAAGCCAAGTCCCAAAGATGTGCATGGAATTGTACATGGAATATGGAACAACAATGGCTGGGCTTAAG GCACTGGGATTCCAATTTGACAATGATGAATTCCATGCGTATGTTCACGGCCAGCTGCCATACGAGATATTGGGACCTGATCCCATGTTGAAGAATCTGCTTCTTTCAATACCCCAACGAAAAACA ATCTTTACAAATGCTGACAAAACTCATGTTGAGAAAGTTCTCAGAAAGCTAGGTCTAGAAGACTGCTTTGAAGGTGTAATATGCTTCGAAACTCTCAATCCACCTCCTAGACCTATTGACCATCATGATGAGAAGGACATTACTGTGCCTTCAACTGTTATTCAGTCTATGGGTCAAAATGGTGATGGATCTTTCAGTGTAACCAATTCAGAGACTGATACAATTTATTGTGGCGATCCAAGTAATGTGAATTCCAATACGCTGATTCTATGCAAACCCTCTTTGGAAGCCATCAAAGCTGCAATCAAGATTGCAAATATAAATCCCAGGAAAACA ATCTTTTTTGATGACAGCGCCAGAAACATAGCAGCAGGAAAGGCAGCAGGCCTGCACACTGTCATT GTTGGGAGCTCAGTGCTAGTTCCGGGAGCTGATCACGCACTCAGGAGCATCCACAACATTAGAGAAGCATTGCCTGAGATATGGGAGGGTGGAGATGATTCCAAATCAGTTCTTACATCCACAACAGTTGAAGCTATAGTTCTTGCTTAA